AACGATTCCGCGGCCTGCCGCACGAGCATTCCGAGGCCATCGACAGTGCGCGCGCCCAGGCGTGCTGCATGCTGCATGAACACCGTGGGCCCGGCTGCATACATCATATCGTACGCAAGTGTACGTGGGCCGACGCACGCCGCTGCGAATACCGGTACGGCCCCATCGAGGCTGCCAGCGGTCGCGTTAATCACGATATCGTAGACGCCGTGCTCCACGCCCGGCGCGCCGCCTTCCAATGTGCAGCCCACCGCCCGGGCAGACGCTGCAAAGCGCTCGATCAGCTCGGCCGTGCGCACCGCAGTCCGGTTAACGATCGTCAGCGCGTGGGGCCGGCGCTCCAGTAAAGGCAGGATCACGCCGCGCGCCGCGCCGCCCGCGCCGAGCAACAGCACACGCGCGCCGCTGAGCGCGACACACGGCTGCGCTTCGACGTCGGTGACCAGTCCGACGCCATCGGTGTTGTCGCCCAAGATCTCGATGCGACCACCGTCCACGCGGTCAAAGCGCAACGTATTAACCGCCCCGGCCGCCTCTGCCCGCGCGGAACGTCGTGTCGCCAACGCATAGGCCTGCAGCTTGAACGGCACCGTGACGTTCAACCCGCGCCCGCCGGCCGACATGAAAGCGTCCACGGCCTGCGCGAAGCTGTCCACCGGTGCAAGAATCCGGTCGTATTCGACCGGCTCGCCCGTCTGCTGGGCAAAGTTCGCATGGATAACCGGCGACTTGCTATGCGCGACTGGGTTGCCGATCACCGCGTAGCGGTCCGGACCCTGGTCACCCGGCGCAGGCGCTGGCGGCGCGTTCATTGCGCCACCTCACCATCATTGCGCGTGTGTGTCACGTCGCCGCGAACGGCCGCGCCCGCGTCCGGCTGTGCATTATCCGGTTGCGCCAGCGTATCGGCCGCGTCGC
This region of Mycetohabitans endofungorum genomic DNA includes:
- the aroE gene encoding shikimate dehydrogenase, yielding MNAPPAPAPGDQGPDRYAVIGNPVAHSKSPVIHANFAQQTGEPVEYDRILAPVDSFAQAVDAFMSAGGRGLNVTVPFKLQAYALATRRSARAEAAGAVNTLRFDRVDGGRIEILGDNTDGVGLVTDVEAQPCVALSGARVLLLGAGGAARGVILPLLERRPHALTIVNRTAVRTAELIERFAASARAVGCTLEGGAPGVEHGVYDIVINATAGSLDGAVPVFAAACVGPRTLAYDMMYAAGPTVFMQHAARLGARTVDGLGMLVRQAAESFFVWRGVRPDPAPVLAALRASL